From the Lathyrus oleraceus cultivar Zhongwan6 chromosome 4, CAAS_Psat_ZW6_1.0, whole genome shotgun sequence genome, one window contains:
- the LOC127074700 gene encoding thaumatin-like protein 1 — protein sequence MPLFSLHQHFSNLFFIFLLILPFKGFKISATTFTFINKCDHTVWPGILGKPDLGTTGFELKRGNTQTFQAPTGWSGRLWARTGCKFDDSGHGTCSTGDCGSGEINCNGNGATPPATLAEFTLGTGSADYYDVSLVDGYNLPMIVETSGGSGSCEATGCGEDLNRRCPSELRVDGGDACNSACGAFGKPEYCCSGAFGSPSSCAPSVYSEMFKSACPKSYSYAFDDATSTFTCTAADDYTITFCPSSSPSLKSLMESGPRSSVEQAAVATKSWIANLAIGDSTRMSQPFSTSVSIFLVAITFIISYL from the exons ATGCCTCTGTTTTCACTTCACCAACATTTTTCAAACCTTTTCTTCATTTTCCTACTTATCCTACCTTTCAAAG GTTTTAAAATTTCAGCGACTACATTTACCTTCATCAACAAATGCGACCACACGGTATGGCCAGGAATTCTAGGAAAACCGGATCTCGGAACAACCGGTTTCGAACTCAAAAGAGGAAACACACAAACGTTCCAAGCACCAACCGGTTGGTCCGGTAGACTCTGGGCAAGAACCGGTTGCAAATTCGACGATTCCGGTCATGGTACTTGCTCAACCGGCGACTGTGGTTCCGGCGAAATTAACTGCAACGGAAACGGCGCAACACCACCAGCAACACTAGCGGAATTCACTTTAGGAACCGGCTCCGCTGACTACTACGACGTTAGTCTCGTCGACGGTTACAATCTCCCTATGATAGTTGAAACCAGCGGCGGTTCGGGTTCGTGTGAAGCCACTGGCTGTGGAGAGGATCTTAATCGGAGGTGTCCGTCGGAGCTGAGAGTGGATGGTGGTGACGCGTGTAATAGCGCGTGTGGCGCGTTTGGGAAACCGGAGTATTGTTGTAGTGGCGCGTTTGGTTCACCGTCGAGTTGTGCGCCGTCGGTTTACTCGGAAATGTTTAAATCTGCTTGTCCGAAATCTTATAGCTATGCGTTTGATGACGCTACAAGCACTTTTACTTGTACTGCTGCGGATGATTATACTATCACATTttgtccttcttcttctccaag TTTGAAATCTTTGATGGAGTCAGGGCCAAGATCATCGGTAGAACAAGCCGCAGTAGCTACTAAATCGTGGATAGCCAATTTGGCTATAGGGGACTCCACGAGAATGAGCCAACCATTTTCAACTTCCGTGTCTATATTTCTTGTGGCTATCACTTTCATTATTTCCTATTTATAG